One Methylosinus sp. LW4 genomic region harbors:
- a CDS encoding ABC transporter permease has translation MRQFFYALATLASHWRRRPGQFAALFVGLAVATALWSGVAALNDQARRSYDRAAGALGLGGAPSLVAASGGFFAQDVFIALRRAGWKASPLLEGTIRLGDKSIRLLGVEPLTLPKISSDKMPAGEDLNDFLGPPGRALIAPQTLRALGLVEGATPTISETDRLPPLAIAKDLAPGMIVVDIGVAQNLLHRPGRLSRLLLAEEPAAGAPTLESIIDEPLRRAEADEAPELAKLTESFHLNLTAFGLLAYVVGLFIAHASFGLAFEQRLPIIRTLRAIGASLRALTLALVAELTLLALLAGAAGMAGGYLIAAALLPNMAASLEGLYGAELDGALGLAPSWWLSGVGMALLGAAIAAASGLVKTLRLPVLAIAQPFAWREAQRHWLYRQSALAIVALIGAAAALLLGKGMEAGFASMAGLLLGAALALPLPLAAMLRLGERRAQGPLAKWFFADALQQLPGLSLALMALLLALSTNIGVGSMVEGFRRTFTQWLDQRLVAEIYFEAASDAQARRIETWLAARKDVAAVLPLCKAKTTLHFWPVEIVGAPPHETFSAHFPLLEARAEAWSRVARGDSALVSEQLARRLGLSLGSTLEIPTPTGDWRVEIVGIYPDYGAAKGQLRVDHDALSSRWPDARRLDYMLRARSETAPEIMLALQAEFGAGVARIIDQAALKQRSTDIFERTFAVTAALDALTLVVSAIALFASLTTLAAARVPQLAPLWAAGVSRRSLAALELARVTLFAAATALVSVPLGLALAYDLVAIVNVRAFGWRLPFHIFPSQWLEVFALALLTAALAALLPIRRLARIAPASLLAVFANER, from the coding sequence GTGAGGCAATTCTTCTATGCGCTGGCGACGCTCGCCAGCCATTGGCGTCGACGCCCCGGCCAATTCGCCGCGCTCTTCGTCGGCCTCGCCGTCGCGACGGCGCTGTGGAGCGGCGTCGCGGCGCTGAACGATCAAGCGCGCCGCAGCTATGATCGCGCGGCCGGCGCGCTCGGCCTCGGCGGCGCGCCGAGCCTCGTTGCGGCGAGCGGCGGATTTTTCGCGCAGGATGTTTTCATCGCTCTGCGGCGCGCCGGCTGGAAGGCGTCTCCCCTTCTCGAGGGAACGATCCGCCTCGGCGACAAATCCATTCGCCTGCTGGGCGTCGAGCCGCTGACTCTGCCGAAAATCTCCAGCGACAAAATGCCGGCGGGCGAGGATCTGAATGACTTCCTCGGCCCGCCCGGCCGCGCGCTGATCGCGCCGCAGACATTGCGCGCGCTCGGCCTCGTCGAAGGCGCGACGCCGACGATCAGTGAGACGGATCGGCTGCCGCCGCTCGCCATCGCCAAAGATCTCGCGCCGGGGATGATCGTCGTCGACATCGGCGTCGCGCAAAACCTGCTGCATCGGCCGGGGCGGCTGTCGCGCCTGCTGCTCGCCGAGGAGCCCGCGGCGGGCGCGCCCACGCTCGAATCCATCATTGACGAGCCTCTTCGCCGCGCGGAGGCGGATGAGGCGCCGGAGCTCGCCAAGCTCACCGAGAGCTTTCATCTCAATCTCACCGCCTTCGGCCTTTTGGCCTATGTGGTGGGCCTGTTCATCGCGCATGCGTCTTTCGGCCTCGCCTTCGAGCAACGCCTGCCGATCATCCGCACGCTGCGCGCCATCGGCGCCTCCTTGCGCGCGCTCACATTGGCGCTGGTCGCGGAGCTGACGCTGCTCGCCCTGCTCGCCGGCGCTGCGGGAATGGCCGGCGGCTATCTCATCGCCGCCGCGCTGCTGCCCAACATGGCCGCCAGCCTCGAGGGACTCTATGGCGCCGAGCTCGACGGCGCGCTCGGCCTCGCGCCCTCCTGGTGGCTCTCCGGCGTCGGCATGGCGCTGCTCGGCGCCGCGATCGCGGCGGCGAGCGGGCTGGTCAAGACTCTGCGCCTGCCGGTGCTCGCCATTGCGCAACCTTTCGCCTGGCGCGAGGCGCAGCGACATTGGCTCTATCGCCAGTCCGCGCTCGCCATTGTCGCGCTCATCGGCGCGGCGGCGGCGCTGCTCTTGGGTAAGGGAATGGAGGCGGGCTTCGCCTCCATGGCCGGGCTGCTGCTCGGCGCCGCGCTCGCATTGCCGCTGCCGCTCGCCGCAATGCTGCGGCTCGGCGAAAGACGCGCGCAGGGACCGCTCGCCAAATGGTTCTTCGCCGATGCGCTGCAGCAGCTCCCCGGCCTCTCGCTGGCGCTGATGGCGCTGCTGCTCGCGCTCTCCACCAATATAGGCGTCGGCTCCATGGTGGAGGGATTCCGCCGGACATTCACACAATGGCTCGACCAGCGCCTCGTCGCGGAAATCTATTTCGAGGCCGCGAGCGACGCGCAAGCACGCCGTATCGAGACATGGCTCGCCGCCCGTAAGGACGTCGCCGCGGTCCTGCCGCTGTGCAAGGCGAAGACGACTCTTCACTTCTGGCCCGTCGAGATCGTCGGCGCGCCGCCGCACGAAACCTTCAGCGCGCATTTTCCGCTGCTCGAAGCGCGCGCCGAGGCGTGGAGCAGAGTCGCGCGCGGCGATTCTGCGCTCGTCAGCGAGCAGCTCGCGCGGCGCCTCGGCCTCTCGCTCGGCTCGACCTTGGAGATACCGACGCCGACTGGTGATTGGCGCGTCGAGATCGTCGGAATCTATCCCGATTATGGCGCCGCCAAAGGCCAGCTCCGCGTCGATCACGACGCGCTCTCGTCGCGCTGGCCGGACGCGCGCCGGCTGGACTATATGCTGCGCGCGCGCTCCGAGACTGCGCCGGAGATCATGCTGGCTCTGCAAGCGGAATTCGGCGCCGGCGTCGCGCGCATCATCGATCAGGCGGCGCTGAAGCAGCGCTCGACCGACATATTCGAGCGCACATTCGCCGTCACCGCCGCGCTCGACGCGCTGACGCTCGTCGTCTCGGCGATCGCGCTTTTCGCCAGCCTCACCACGCTGGCTGCGGCGCGCGTCCCGCAGCTCGCGCCGCTGTGGGCGGCGGGCGTCTCGCGGCGCAGCCTCGCTGCGCTGGAGCTCGCGCGCGTCACGCTGTTCGCGGCGGCGACGGCGCTCGTCTCCGTGCCGCTCGGCCTCGCTCTCGCTTATGATCTCGTCGCCATCGTCAATGTGCGCGCTTTCGGCTGGCGCCTGCCCTTTCACATTTTTCCATCGCAATGGCTCGAGGTCTTCGCGCTGGCGTTGCTCACCGCCGCGCTGGCCGCGCTCTTGCCCATTCGCCGTCTCGCGCGCATCGCGCCGGCGTCGCTGCTCGCGGTCTTCGCCAATGAACGCTGA
- a CDS encoding TonB family protein translates to MSLRADPAERLTTPPASEAPARRRLAPIILSALAHILVLAAFLLEQLLMSSESPTTEQEIPLEVVAEAPQPQPQEPPPPEPEKEEPKPEEKQKQKPPPPQKLVDDEKPAFDAPRAPNQEKADRDAPDQETKSARREPPNEQHAAKPAQEKSADPQKQQAAKAEPAPAAPKAEEDKADAEIVEQAEPQKEARIDDKQGEVEIKASPEPKPKSIADQLASLEPLPDFKLSGSSKPAPVSGGTAKTTYLSVLFGLIMRHMTVPPSLRNKTTPNHGVVVFFIDEGGHLTHQAVYRSSGFAELDNAALAAVRRAAPFPAPPYGHPRGIQFHFDPK, encoded by the coding sequence ATGAGCTTGAGAGCGGACCCGGCCGAACGTCTGACAACGCCGCCCGCGAGCGAGGCGCCTGCGAGGCGCCGGCTCGCGCCCATCATCCTGTCCGCTCTCGCTCATATTCTCGTCCTGGCGGCTTTTCTGCTCGAGCAATTGCTGATGTCGAGCGAGAGCCCGACCACAGAGCAGGAAATTCCGCTGGAGGTCGTCGCCGAAGCGCCGCAGCCGCAGCCGCAAGAGCCTCCCCCGCCGGAGCCCGAGAAGGAGGAGCCGAAGCCGGAGGAGAAGCAGAAGCAAAAGCCGCCGCCGCCGCAAAAGCTCGTCGACGACGAGAAGCCGGCCTTCGACGCGCCGCGCGCGCCGAATCAGGAGAAGGCCGATCGCGACGCGCCGGATCAGGAGACCAAATCCGCCCGCCGCGAGCCGCCGAACGAGCAGCACGCCGCCAAGCCCGCGCAGGAAAAATCCGCCGATCCGCAAAAGCAGCAGGCGGCCAAGGCCGAGCCCGCGCCGGCCGCCCCCAAGGCGGAGGAGGACAAGGCCGACGCCGAGATCGTCGAGCAGGCCGAGCCGCAGAAGGAAGCGCGCATCGACGACAAGCAGGGCGAGGTCGAGATCAAGGCCTCGCCGGAGCCCAAGCCCAAATCCATCGCCGATCAGCTCGCCTCTTTGGAGCCGCTGCCGGACTTCAAGCTCTCCGGCTCCTCCAAGCCGGCGCCGGTCAGCGGCGGCACGGCGAAGACCACCTATCTCTCCGTGCTCTTCGGTCTCATCATGCGGCATATGACCGTGCCTCCGTCCCTGCGCAACAAGACGACGCCCAATCACGGGGTCGTCGTGTTCTTCATCGACGAGGGCGGGCATCTCACCCATCAGGCGGTCTATCGCTCGAGCGGCTTCGCCGAGCTCGACAACGCCGCGCTCGCCGCCGTGCGACGCGCCGCGCCTTTCCCTGCGCCGCCCTACGGCCATCCACGCGGCATTCAATTCCACTTCGATCCGAAATGA
- a CDS encoding TonB-dependent receptor family protein, with the protein MTRSILSRGVSAGALIVASLSSAMAQEALPSIDVAGEGVPRDAGQTIAAPGFSPEKKALPVYRDPTGQTFTTVKREDFKTSPLVTIGDLVEYSPGVSFKQGNGPRDMTLSIRGSGARIGGALRNIVLLEDGFTMTQPDGFSRTDTTDPHAYAAVDVYRGPSSALFGNWANGGAINFRTRTGAEIDGVETGHEAGSFGYLTNYTAIGKKYGDFDIALFASDARGEGSTTHTDFNTQTVNLKASYEATPTDRFTFKWVHNQLYGNVPARMSLNQFYFNPYQRGCYGLPTPSTAISRSLCGQTAVFLNGTNGATAQVSALQSGWHRNDRRDMLGLRWAHDIDAQTVLRTQFIYDDKDFYQPIDTPVTYGDAPSINISSDLTHHGALQGQQLTSNFGVWYNHARFTTYSQNLLGWGNGDLGPLLTNKQEIMHSNLGARFREELELAPDVTGVIALASEMSKVAALSSSVSYPSGALTAVPANRTYWNFAPEASVTWRPDREWKFYARASSGYGTPQYGFLFVNQQGLDGNNTGLKSQRNSGFDAGFDWTPTETLKVTLNGFYEWYQNEMLTQSPGNGLKNYTYNAPGSVHRGAEFLLDWRPFDGWRLLANYAYNNQIFTSFIEQRGPSSYFDRAGYKIPGVAPHELTTRIGYDIPQGDFKGVGAYLEYVLKSSYFIDNGNQLTIPGYGLVNLNLHYDRDVSIGFLKNISAFIEVRNVFDRTYVASATVISNSLTSGFQNPGFVLAQNGTSSIYAGQPRAIQGGVRFKF; encoded by the coding sequence ATGACCAGAAGCATTCTCTCGCGCGGCGTTTCCGCCGGCGCGCTCATCGTCGCGTCTCTTTCCTCCGCCATGGCGCAGGAGGCGCTTCCCTCCATCGACGTCGCCGGCGAAGGCGTCCCGCGCGATGCAGGACAAACCATCGCCGCGCCGGGATTTTCTCCCGAGAAAAAGGCGCTGCCCGTCTATCGCGATCCGACAGGACAGACCTTCACCACCGTCAAGCGCGAGGATTTCAAGACCTCGCCGCTCGTCACCATCGGCGATCTCGTCGAATACAGCCCCGGCGTCTCCTTCAAGCAGGGCAATGGTCCGCGCGACATGACGCTGTCGATTCGCGGCTCGGGCGCGCGCATCGGCGGCGCCTTGCGCAATATCGTGCTGCTCGAGGACGGCTTCACCATGACGCAGCCGGACGGATTCTCGCGCACCGACACCACCGATCCGCACGCCTATGCGGCCGTCGACGTCTATCGCGGCCCCTCCTCCGCTCTGTTCGGCAATTGGGCCAATGGCGGCGCCATCAACTTCCGCACGCGCACCGGCGCGGAGATCGACGGCGTGGAGACCGGCCATGAGGCCGGCAGCTTCGGCTATCTCACCAATTACACCGCCATCGGCAAGAAATACGGAGATTTCGACATCGCCCTCTTCGCCAGCGACGCGCGCGGCGAAGGCTCCACCACCCATACGGATTTCAACACGCAGACGGTGAATCTGAAGGCGAGCTACGAGGCGACGCCGACCGATCGCTTCACCTTCAAATGGGTCCATAATCAGCTCTACGGCAATGTGCCGGCGCGCATGTCGCTCAATCAGTTCTATTTCAATCCCTATCAGCGCGGCTGCTACGGACTGCCGACGCCCTCCACCGCGATCAGCCGCAGCCTCTGCGGACAGACGGCCGTCTTCCTCAACGGAACCAATGGCGCGACGGCGCAGGTCTCCGCGCTGCAATCGGGCTGGCATCGCAACGACCGGCGCGACATGCTGGGCCTGCGCTGGGCGCACGACATAGACGCGCAGACCGTGCTGCGCACGCAATTCATCTATGACGACAAGGATTTCTATCAGCCGATCGACACGCCGGTCACTTATGGCGACGCGCCCTCGATCAACATATCGTCCGATCTCACCCATCACGGCGCGCTGCAGGGCCAGCAGCTGACCAGCAATTTCGGCGTCTGGTACAATCACGCGCGCTTCACCACCTATTCGCAAAATCTGCTCGGCTGGGGCAATGGCGATCTCGGGCCATTGCTCACCAATAAGCAGGAGATCATGCATTCCAATCTCGGCGCGCGCTTCCGCGAGGAGCTGGAGCTGGCGCCGGATGTGACCGGCGTCATCGCTCTCGCGAGCGAGATGAGCAAGGTCGCCGCGCTGTCCTCGTCCGTCTCCTATCCCTCCGGCGCGCTGACCGCCGTGCCGGCCAATCGCACCTATTGGAATTTCGCGCCGGAAGCCTCGGTGACATGGCGGCCCGATCGCGAGTGGAAGTTCTACGCCCGCGCCTCGAGCGGCTATGGAACGCCGCAATATGGCTTTCTCTTCGTCAATCAGCAGGGGCTCGACGGCAATAACACCGGCCTCAAATCGCAGCGCAACTCGGGCTTCGACGCCGGCTTCGACTGGACGCCGACGGAGACGTTGAAAGTCACGCTCAACGGCTTCTACGAATGGTATCAGAACGAGATGCTGACGCAGTCGCCCGGCAACGGCCTCAAGAACTACACTTATAATGCGCCGGGCTCGGTCCATCGCGGCGCGGAATTCCTGCTCGATTGGCGGCCTTTCGACGGTTGGCGGCTGCTCGCCAATTACGCCTACAATAATCAGATCTTCACGAGCTTCATCGAGCAGCGCGGGCCGAGCTCCTACTTCGACCGCGCCGGCTATAAGATCCCCGGCGTCGCTCCGCATGAGCTGACGACGCGCATCGGCTACGACATTCCGCAAGGCGACTTCAAAGGCGTCGGCGCCTATTTGGAATATGTGCTGAAGAGCTCCTATTTCATCGACAATGGCAATCAGCTCACCATTCCGGGCTATGGCCTCGTCAATCTCAATCTGCATTATGATCGTGACGTCTCGATCGGCTTTTTGAAGAACATCTCCGCCTTTATCGAGGTGCGCAATGTGTTCGACCGGACCTATGTCGCCTCGGCGACGGTGATCTCCAACTCGCTCACCTCGGGCTTTCAGAACCCCGGCTTCGTGCTCGCGCAGAACGGAACCAGCTCGATCTATGCGGGCCAGCCGCGCGCGATACAGGGCGGGGTGCGGTTCAAATTCTAA
- a CDS encoding lipocalin-like domain-containing protein: MNAETLRTLLLALALCATAPARAAGFAGLGDDAQGFAEPQKGHTLVFPRDHGAHPEFRIEWWYLTANLTDESGKAYGAQWTLFRHARAPHDGEGWDSPQAFVAHAAVTTDALHLFAETRARGGVGQANVEAAPFRAFIDNWSFSAREPNLSGGTISAIAPRFRYTLSLTAEKPLALHGEAGFSRKSESGQASYYYSQPFFTVEGALAIDGAERKVKGHAWMDHEWSSRPLAADQKGWDWFSLHLDGGGELMLFRLRSDKTLPFVSGSFITADGATRALTRDDIFLEPLEQGLVAGRLLPLRWRLRVASLHLDIETKPLNSQSFMSVGVGYFEGPISFSGAQNGVGYLEMTGY; the protein is encoded by the coding sequence ATGAACGCTGAAACGCTGCGCACACTTCTCCTCGCGCTGGCGCTCTGCGCCACTGCGCCAGCGCGCGCCGCCGGCTTCGCAGGCCTCGGCGACGACGCGCAGGGCTTCGCCGAGCCGCAAAAGGGCCATACGCTCGTCTTTCCGCGCGATCATGGCGCGCATCCAGAATTTCGCATCGAATGGTGGTATCTCACCGCCAATCTGACGGATGAGAGCGGCAAAGCCTATGGCGCGCAATGGACCTTGTTCCGTCACGCGCGCGCGCCGCATGACGGCGAAGGCTGGGACAGTCCGCAAGCTTTCGTCGCGCACGCCGCCGTCACCACGGATGCGCTGCATCTCTTCGCCGAAACGCGCGCGCGCGGCGGCGTGGGACAGGCGAACGTCGAAGCGGCGCCATTCCGCGCCTTTATCGACAATTGGTCCTTTTCCGCGCGGGAGCCCAATCTCTCCGGCGGAACAATCTCCGCCATCGCGCCGCGCTTTCGCTACACGCTCTCGCTCACCGCCGAAAAGCCGCTCGCTCTGCATGGCGAAGCGGGCTTCAGCCGCAAATCGGAGAGCGGACAGGCTTCCTATTATTACAGCCAGCCCTTCTTCACCGTCGAAGGCGCGCTCGCCATAGACGGCGCCGAGCGCAAGGTGAAGGGCCACGCCTGGATGGATCACGAATGGAGCAGCCGCCCGCTCGCCGCGGATCAGAAAGGCTGGGACTGGTTCTCGCTGCATCTCGACGGCGGCGGCGAGCTGATGCTCTTTCGTCTGCGCAGCGACAAGACGCTTCCCTTCGTCTCGGGAAGCTTCATCACGGCCGATGGCGCGACGCGCGCGCTCACGCGTGACGATATTTTCCTCGAGCCTTTGGAGCAGGGCCTCGTCGCCGGCCGCCTGCTGCCGCTGCGCTGGCGCCTGCGCGTGGCGAGCCTGCATCTCGACATAGAGACGAAGCCCCTCAATTCGCAGAGCTTCATGAGCGTCGGCGTCGGCTATTTCGAAGGGCCTATCTCATTTTCCGGCGCGCAGAACGGCGTCGGCTATCTCGAGATGACAGGCTACTGA
- a CDS encoding PaaI family thioesterase, translating to MSEETQTHVAGALPLERLGSMSGLEVVRAMSEGSLPVPPIMLLFAFRPVEIESGRVVFAAAPDERHYNPLGTVHGGYISALLDSAMSCAVHTLLPPGQLYTTLELKVNFTRAVTADAEIRAEGKVLHHGRSIATAEARLFDTRERLLAHATTTCMIFAAGRTPNG from the coding sequence ATGTCCGAGGAAACGCAGACCCATGTCGCGGGAGCCCTGCCGTTGGAGCGCTTGGGCTCGATGAGCGGGTTGGAAGTGGTGAGAGCCATGAGCGAAGGTTCCTTGCCCGTGCCGCCGATCATGCTTCTTTTCGCTTTCCGTCCGGTCGAGATCGAAAGCGGGCGCGTCGTCTTCGCGGCGGCGCCGGACGAGCGGCATTATAATCCGCTCGGAACGGTTCACGGAGGCTATATCTCCGCGCTGCTCGACTCCGCCATGAGCTGCGCCGTGCATACGCTGCTGCCGCCGGGCCAGCTCTACACGACGCTGGAGCTGAAGGTGAATTTCACCCGCGCCGTGACGGCCGACGCCGAGATTCGCGCCGAGGGGAAGGTGCTGCACCATGGCCGCAGCATCGCCACGGCGGAGGCGCGACTCTTCGACACGCGCGAGCGCCTGCTCGCCCATGCGACGACGACCTGCATGATCTTCGCCGCCGGCCGCACGCCGAACGGCTGA
- a CDS encoding winged helix-turn-helix transcriptional regulator: MRNDHFPSQTCSVARALEIVGEWWTLLIVREAFFGVRRFSEFERNLGVAKNVLSERLSKLVACGVMERIDMPGRGNPRDYRLTEKGRDLFPILVALMQWGDRWAAPAGPPLRLLERETGAEIAALRVTGASGAALAPREAQVVPGPGADEKLRARFPSPSEILPR; encoded by the coding sequence ATGAGAAACGATCATTTCCCCTCCCAGACCTGCTCCGTGGCGCGCGCGCTGGAAATCGTCGGCGAATGGTGGACGCTGCTGATCGTCCGCGAGGCATTTTTCGGCGTGCGCCGCTTCAGCGAGTTCGAGCGCAATCTCGGCGTCGCCAAAAATGTGCTGAGCGAGCGGCTGTCCAAGCTGGTCGCTTGCGGCGTGATGGAGCGCATCGACATGCCGGGGCGCGGCAATCCGCGCGACTATCGCCTGACCGAGAAGGGCCGCGATCTCTTCCCAATTCTGGTGGCGCTGATGCAATGGGGCGACCGCTGGGCGGCGCCGGCCGGACCGCCGCTACGCCTGCTGGAACGGGAGACCGGCGCGGAGATCGCCGCTCTGCGCGTGACTGGCGCGAGCGGCGCCGCTCTGGCGCCCCGGGAGGCGCAGGTCGTTCCCGGCCCCGGCGCCGATGAGAAGCTGCGCGCCCGCTTTCCCTCGCCTTCGGAAATACTCCCGAGATGA
- a CDS encoding aromatic ring-hydroxylating oxygenase subunit alpha, giving the protein MADDTAATIATDARTAVSRDIRKTALDPNFWYPVARSADVRKGKTHRCSFAGDPIVLARGRRGVFALEDRCAHRQVPLSAGVVEEETIRCGYHGWAYDASGACVSLPYAADCSRAATGVRSYPCREAYGLVFVFPGDAARAELTPFPDVPSATDSRYKIRYLNRRAGCHYSFMHENLMDMNHQFLHRRLMGGIKTYFLGSRRGDAWAEATYSFRRVSGRQPFGENFILNRGKWRFKRAPLSAEALATPPGDRMVIRTDYPYQTLKFFTAGAREPALDLWNCYIPVDRAQKINHTFGMIMIKRPAKHSFLLDLFWPAIVWFTNGIFAEDRWICELEQAAFDAQGEDRNQEIFPAILDLRSVLIENGLPLPDRG; this is encoded by the coding sequence ATGGCGGACGATACGGCGGCGACGATTGCGACCGATGCCCGGACGGCCGTGTCCCGCGATATACGCAAGACCGCTCTCGATCCGAATTTCTGGTATCCCGTCGCGCGCAGCGCGGATGTGCGCAAGGGCAAGACGCATCGTTGCTCTTTCGCCGGCGATCCGATCGTGCTGGCGCGCGGGCGTCGCGGCGTGTTCGCGCTCGAGGATCGTTGCGCGCATCGGCAAGTGCCGCTCAGCGCCGGCGTGGTCGAGGAGGAGACGATACGCTGCGGCTATCATGGCTGGGCCTATGACGCGAGCGGCGCCTGCGTGTCGCTGCCCTATGCGGCCGATTGCAGCCGCGCCGCGACCGGCGTGCGCAGCTATCCGTGCCGGGAGGCCTATGGGCTCGTCTTCGTCTTTCCGGGCGACGCCGCGCGCGCGGAGCTGACGCCTTTTCCAGATGTGCCCTCGGCGACCGACAGCCGTTACAAAATCCGCTATCTGAACCGCCGCGCCGGCTGCCATTACAGCTTCATGCACGAGAATCTGATGGATATGAATCATCAGTTTCTGCATCGCCGGCTGATGGGCGGAATCAAGACCTATTTTCTCGGCAGCCGCAGGGGCGACGCCTGGGCGGAGGCGACCTACAGCTTCCGCCGCGTCAGCGGCCGACAGCCCTTCGGCGAGAATTTCATTCTCAATCGCGGCAAATGGCGCTTCAAGCGCGCGCCGCTTTCGGCCGAGGCGCTGGCGACGCCGCCGGGCGATCGAATGGTGATCCGCACCGACTATCCCTATCAGACGCTGAAATTCTTTACCGCGGGCGCGCGCGAGCCGGCGCTCGATCTGTGGAACTGCTATATTCCGGTCGATCGCGCGCAGAAGATCAATCACACTTTCGGCATGATCATGATCAAGCGGCCGGCGAAGCATTCCTTCCTGCTCGATCTCTTCTGGCCCGCGATCGTCTGGTTCACCAATGGCATTTTCGCGGAAGATCGCTGGATCTGCGAATTGGAGCAGGCGGCTTTCGACGCGCAGGGCGAGGATCGCAATCAGGAGATATTTCCGGCGATCCTCGATCTGCGCAGCGTGCTCATCGAGAATGGCCTGCCGTTGCCCGATCGTGGATAG
- a CDS encoding ABC transporter ATP-binding protein translates to MSAPARDAAVEGALLRVTGLSKSYLGPQGPLPVLRGVDLALSAGESLALMGESGSGKSTLLHLVAGLDHADGGAIHIDDAEVTKLDDEGRAALRRKTLGVVFQQFNLVPSLTVGDNLSLQARLAGRYDRDWRDALAERLGLAALLDRYPEQLSGGQQQRVAVGRALAPRPRLLLADEPTGNLDEATGDAVLDLLLELSATAGAAVLMVTHSARLAARLDRRATLAGGRLAP, encoded by the coding sequence ATGTCGGCGCCCGCGCGTGATGCGGCAGTAGAGGGCGCGCTGCTGCGCGTGACGGGGCTTTCCAAATCCTATCTCGGGCCGCAGGGTCCTCTGCCCGTGCTGCGCGGCGTCGATCTCGCGCTCAGCGCCGGCGAGAGCCTCGCGCTGATGGGCGAGTCGGGCAGCGGCAAGAGCACGTTGCTGCATCTCGTCGCCGGTCTCGACCATGCCGACGGCGGCGCCATTCACATCGACGACGCCGAAGTGACGAAGCTCGACGACGAAGGCCGCGCGGCGCTGCGCCGCAAGACGCTCGGCGTCGTGTTTCAGCAGTTCAATCTCGTGCCGAGCCTCACCGTCGGCGACAATCTCTCGCTGCAGGCGCGGCTCGCCGGGCGCTACGATCGCGACTGGCGCGACGCGCTCGCCGAGCGCCTCGGCCTCGCCGCTCTGCTCGATCGCTATCCCGAGCAATTGTCGGGCGGGCAGCAGCAGCGCGTCGCCGTCGGCCGTGCGCTGGCGCCGCGTCCGCGCCTCTTGCTCGCCGATGAGCCGACCGGCAATCTGGACGAAGCCACAGGCGACGCGGTGCTCGATCTTCTGCTCGAGCTCTCCGCCACGGCGGGCGCGGCGGTGCTGATGGTCACGCATAGCGCCCGGCTCGCAGCGCGGCTCGATCGCCGCGCGACGCTCGCAGGCGGAAGGCTGGCGCCGTGA